A window of the Butyricimonas faecalis genome harbors these coding sequences:
- a CDS encoding TolC family protein: MRVLFSIGMVLLLAGTVKAQTLTVEEYRAKVLEYNQDIKQSREAVKAAIYALKGVKTGFFPKLQLSGNFSYQIEDVEFMQGVDLKHNNYSVEAALSQNVYAGSMVRKQQEAARLQKAIARLGEELTTDNIIYAADVSYWTLAANESLFYISQEFVLIVKELDGIVQKRFDEGAISKTDLLMVKTRLKEAELQESTRNMNYQTAMQSFKIMMGVPLEEKWVITDSIQKPVMVPGLQPLEVALKRRADYQIAVQDFNLTKQQTKIIRSKYLPQFAVGVKETWGTPLINVAGDEKFATVAFAKLSMPIFNWGEKHQYVKQNRAMEVSKELIMSKVEDQVKEELANAWVKLNENRKQVEIANSTLEIAWENLKLNTFSYNEGKLPILDVLSSQVTWLQAYTNVVSANYQYKVAYAEYVRILGGR; this comes from the coding sequence ATGAGGGTTTTATTTAGTATAGGAATGGTTTTGTTATTGGCGGGGACGGTGAAGGCGCAGACCTTGACGGTCGAGGAGTACCGGGCGAAGGTGCTGGAGTATAATCAGGACATCAAGCAATCGAGAGAGGCTGTTAAGGCGGCAATATACGCGTTGAAGGGGGTAAAGACGGGATTCTTCCCGAAATTGCAATTGAGTGGGAATTTTTCGTATCAGATAGAAGACGTGGAATTTATGCAGGGGGTTGATCTGAAACACAATAATTATTCGGTGGAGGCGGCATTGTCGCAGAACGTGTACGCGGGGAGTATGGTACGCAAGCAGCAGGAGGCGGCTAGGTTACAGAAAGCGATTGCCCGTTTGGGAGAAGAGTTGACGACCGATAATATTATTTATGCGGCTGACGTGAGTTATTGGACGTTGGCGGCTAACGAGAGTTTGTTTTATATCTCCCAAGAGTTCGTGTTGATCGTGAAGGAATTGGACGGAATTGTACAAAAGCGTTTTGACGAGGGGGCGATCAGCAAGACGGACTTGTTGATGGTGAAGACTCGCTTGAAGGAGGCGGAGTTGCAAGAGTCTACCCGGAATATGAATTACCAGACAGCGATGCAGTCGTTTAAAATCATGATGGGGGTTCCTTTAGAGGAAAAGTGGGTTATTACGGACTCGATTCAGAAACCGGTGATGGTTCCGGGTTTGCAACCGTTGGAGGTGGCCTTGAAACGGAGGGCCGATTACCAGATTGCCGTGCAGGATTTTAATTTGACCAAGCAACAGACCAAGATTATACGTTCCAAATATCTGCCGCAGTTTGCCGTGGGGGTGAAGGAGACGTGGGGTACGCCGTTGATTAATGTTGCTGGTGACGAGAAGTTTGCGACGGTGGCTTTTGCAAAGTTGAGTATGCCTATTTTTAACTGGGGAGAGAAACATCAGTACGTGAAACAGAATCGTGCGATGGAGGTGAGTAAGGAATTGATCATGAGTAAAGTAGAGGATCAAGTGAAAGAGGAATTGGCAAATGCTTGGGTGAAGTTGAACGAGAATAGGAAACAGGTGGAGATTGCTAATTCTACATTGGAGATAGCCTGGGAAAACTTGAAATTGAATACTTTTAGTTATAATGAAGGGAAACTACCGATTCTGGATGTGTTGTCT